The genomic window TGCGCATGATGCTCGGCCTCGACCGGCCGACCTCGGGGCACGTGACGATCGGCGGGCACGCCTTCCGCAGCCTTCCCAACGCGCCGCGCCAGGTCGGGGCCCTGCTCGACGCCAAGGCGGTCCACGGAGGGCGCAGCGCCCGTAACCACCTCCTGAGCCTGGCCCAGCTGGCCGGTATCCCGGCGGCCCGGGTGGACGAGGTCCTGGGTGTCGTCGGGCTCCAGGACGTCGCCGGGAAGCGCTCCAACGGCTTCTCGCTGGGCATGGGGCAGCGGCTCGGGATCGCCGCGGCACTGCTCGGGGATCCGCAGGTGCTCCTCTTCGACGAGCCGGTGAACGGGCTCGACCCCGAGGGCATCCTGTGGGTGCGCAACCTCATGAAGCGGCTGGCGTCGGAGGGGCGCACCGTCTTCGTCTCCAGTCACCTGATGAGCGAGATGGCACTCACCGCCGATCACCTGATCGTGATCGGGCGGGGGCAGCTGCTCTCCGACATGAGCGTCTCGGCCTTCATCTCGGCCAACTCCGCGGACTTCGCCCGGGTACGGGTCGCGTCGGACGGTCCCGAGGTCCGGGAGAAGCTGACGTCGTCCCTGGCGGAGGCGGGCGGCCGGGTGATGACCGAGCCGGACGGCGCCCTGCGCGTGATGGGGCTGCCGCTCCCCCGGATCAGCGATCTGGCCCACGAGTCGGACGTACGGCTGTGGGAGCTCTCGCCGCACCAGGCGTCGCTGGAGGAGGCGTACATGCGGATGACGCAGGGCGCCGTGGACTACCGCTCGACCGCGGACGCCAAGGCGGGGCTCCAGCCACCGCAGCCCGGCCACGGATACGGGCAGCCGGGTTCCGGGGGGTACGCGCAGCCGGGGTACGCCCCCCAGCCCCCGCCCGAGGTCCCGGGGCAGGGCTGGTACGCCCCGCCCCCGCCGGGACAGAACCCGTACGCCGACGCACCCGCGGCCGCGCCCGCGGCCACCGCCGAACCGACCGAGCGCACGACCAGCGAGGACTCCCGATGACGACGCCGGCGACTCCGCCGCCCCCGCAGGCACACCAGTACCAGCACCCGCAGCAGGGCTGGGGCGGCCCGGCCGGGACGTACGCCTCACCGATCCCGGTGCGCACCCCGGGCCTGGGCGACGCGATCGCGTCCGAGTGGACGAAGATCCGCTCCGTGCGCTCCACGATGTGGACGCTCGGCGTGATGATCGTGCTGCTGGTCGGCATCGGGCTGCTCACCGCGTTCGCCGTGAGTGTGTCGGACGCGGAGATGGAAGGGACGCCGATCCTCAGTCTCGGCTTCTTCGGTGTGCTGCTGGGCTCGATCTGTGTGATCACACTGGGCGTGCTCACCATCGCGTCCGAGTACGGCACGGGAATGATCCGTACGACCCTGACCGCGTGCCCGAGCAGGGCGCGGATGCTGACGGCGAAGTCCGTCGTGTTCTTCCTGCTCGCCTTCACGATCACCACGGTGACCACCGGGATCGTGGGGATGCTGCAGACGGCCATGCTGGACGGGGTCACGGCCGACGTCGGCTCCTGGGTGCGCGCCACCCTGGGTGTCGGCCTCTACGTCGCGACGCTCGGGCTGCTCGCCCTCGCCGTCGGCGCGCTCATCCGGCACTCGGCGGGCGCGATCACGGTGATGATCGGGGTGGTGCTGCTCCCGCTCGTGCTGGCCATGTTCATGTTCGCGGATTCCCTGGCGGGCGTGCAGCAGGCTCTCTTCGAGTACTCCGTCCCCAGCCAGCTCGGCGCGATGTACGACGCGTCGGTGACCACGTCGGGGCCGAGCGGCTGGCAGCCGCTGTGGATCATCATCGGAGTGACCGCGGTGGTCATGGCCGGCGCCTTCGCCTCGCTGGACCGGCGGGACGTCTGACTCAGTAGCGCGGGGCGTTCCTGGACCGCTGCACCCTCGTGGTGCGGCGGTCCTTCGCGTTCCAGCAGGCCTTGTGCCAGTGCCTCCGGTCGTCGATGCCGCCGAATTCGGGCCAGGCCACCATGTGCGGGACCCCGGACGGGATCTCCTGGTCGCAGCCGGGGCAGCGGTAGCGCTTGCCCGCCGCGCTCGCGCCGCTCACGGGGCGCACCGACCATTCCTCGCCCTGCCAGCTCTCGGTCGCACCGCCGCTGCCGTACCGCTCCCCGGGCTCGCGTGCGTTTCCTTCGGGACTCTCGCCGCCTCGGGGGCGGTTGCGGCGCGGGGACACGGAACACCTCACGTGACGGTACGGGCAGATTGTTCCCGTCCAGCCTAGAGCCATCGGCCACGGACCGGGTGCGGGTGAGGCGCCTGTGTGCCGGCGGGGCGGGTGGGTAACCGGAAAATCGCAACAACTTCGGCGCGGACCGTGCCTTTGGCACGTGTCAGACGTTGTTGCCAGTGGGGGACAGCCGCGTCGGCCGTAAGGAGGCAAGAGGCGATGCGCGTAGGAACGTTCGTACTGGCAGCACAGTTTCCGGGGCAGGGGCAGGGCGAGGCCCTGCACCGTGCAGTCCGGTCCGCGGAGGTCGCGGAGGAGTCCGGACTCGATTCCGTCTGGCTGGCAGAACATCATTTCGTGCCGTACGGGGTGTGCCCGTCCGCCACGACACTGGCCGCGCTGCTGCTCGGCCGCACCCGCAGGATCCGGGTGGGCACGGCCGTGAGCGTGCTCCCCAACCAGCACCCGGTGATGCTCGGTGAACAGGCGGCGCTGCTGCACCTGACCAGCGGCGGCCGCTTCACCCTCGGGGTGGGGCGCGGCGGCCCGTGGGTCGACCTGGAGGTGTTCGGAGGCGGCCTCGACGCGTACGAGCGCGGCTTCCCCGAGGCCCTGGGGCTGCTGCTCGACTGGCTGGACAAGCCCCGGGTGGCGGGCGGCGGGGAGCGGTTCGGCTTCCGTGAGGTGGCCGTGGTCCCCCGCGCCGACGAACTCCTCGGGGACGGTCCGCCGGGCCCCGAGGTGATCGTCGCGTGCACCTCGCCGAAAAGCGTGAAACTCGCCGCTGGAAAGGGTTTGCCGATGCTTCTCGGGATGCATTGCGGCGACGAGGAAAAGGCGGACATGGTCACGCTGTGGCGTACGGCTGCCCGGGACGCGGGCCTGCCGCCGGAGGTCGTGGAGCGGGTGGAACACGTGTCCGCGGGGGTGGCACAGATCGCCGACCGTCCCGCAGACGCTGTGGAGACGCTCGTGAAGGCGATGCCGGGGTGGCTGCGCCAGGGGCTCGACGCCCATGTGACGGTCGACGGCCGGCACCGGGTGATGCGTGACCCCGTCGCGTACACGGAGTTCCTGTGCGGGCTGCACCCCGTGGGGCCGCCCGGTTTCGCCGCCGACCGCCTGGCGGCCACGGCGGAGCGCACGGGCATCACCCGCTTCGCCCTCATGGTGGAGGGCTCGGGCGACCTCGCGGCGACGGAGACCAATGTGCAGCGGCTGGGCACAGAGGTGCTGCCGTTGCTGAAGTGACGGGTTCACGCTGGTTGTCCTGGTGGTGCGGTGGTGCGGAAGCTGCCGCTCCGGAGCCAGTTGCACCTCCCGCGGCCCGAAGCGGCAGCGGAAACGTCAGCAGTCCCGCAGCTCGGGTGACTGGTTGAGCAACTGGCCCCTCACCGAGGTGAATCGGGCCAGACGCTCGTCGACCGAGGCGTCCAGCGGGAATACGGCTATGCGGTGGCAGTTCTGGAATGCCAGGCGCACCCCGAAGTGCCGCTGCAGCGCGCCGCGTATCGCATCACTCGCGAGCGCACGCAGCAGCTGACCACGTGCCTGCTCGTCCGGCGGGGGCGTCTGGTTGTCGGCGAACTCTCCGCCGTCGACCTTCAGCTGTGCCACCAGGGAGCTGATCATCTCCCATGCGTAGGGCAGGGAGGTCCGGACGCAGTCGACGAAGTCGGCTTCGTCGACCTCGCCTCGCTCGGCCTGTTCCAACAGCGCCGGTGAGACGTCGAGCGACATGTGTTCTCCTCTCGCGACCCCGACGGGTGGCCGGGGCCTTACGGGCAGGGCAGGGCGGCGACGCTGCGTACACAGGCGGCGACCTCCTGCTTCCACGGTAAGGGCGCAGTCCGGGCCGCACCAGGAGATTGGGAACACAACCGGCCAATAACGAACGGTCGCAAAGAGGGGCAAGCCCGATCGGCGCCCGTCGGGAGGTGCCGGGGCGGGGCCGGGAATCGCGTGGACCCCGCGTCTTCGAGTAGCGTTGCCGACCATGCGTCTCGTCATCGCCCGTTGCTCCGTCGACTACGCGGGCCGGCTCACCGCCCACCTGCCCTCCGCCCCCCGTCTGATCCTGGTGAAGGCGGACGGCAGTGTCTCGATCCACGCCGACGACCGGGCGTACAAACCTCTCAACTGGATGTCACCGCCCTGCACCCTGAAGGAGGGCGCCGACGACAGCGAGGGCGTCTGGACCGTGGTGAACAAGGCGGGCGAAAAACTGATCATCACTATGGAGGAAATCCTCCATGACTCATCCCACGAGCTGGGCGTCGATCCAGGGCTCATCAAGGACGGTGTGGAAGCACACCTCCAGGAGCTGCTCGCCGACCGCATCGAGACGATCGGCGAGGGTTACACCCTGATCCGCCGTGAGTACCCGACCGCTATCGGCCCGGTCGACATCCTGTGCCGGGACGCGGACGGCGCGACGGTGGCGGTGGAGCTGAAGCGGCGTGGCGACATCGACGGCGTGGAGCAGCTGACCCGCTATCTGGAGCTGCTCAACCGCGATCCTCATCTGGCTCCGGTGCGCGGTGTGTTCGCCGCCCAGGAGATCAAGCCGCAGGCGCGGGTGCTGGCGACCGACCGCGGTATCGGGTGCCTGGTCCTGGACTACGACGCGATGCGCGGCATCGAGGACGACAAGCTGCGGCTGTTCTGACCCGGGGCCCCGCCCCTCACTCCGTCGCGATGCCTCTCACGCCGTACGGGCCCGGATTCCGGGCCCGTACGGCGTACTTCGCTGTCAGGCCGTCGTCGGCGAACCGGTTGTGTCCTCGGTGGTCGACGCGGTGACCGTCTCGGCCGGGCCGCTCGCGGAGTCGGACATGGTCGGGTCCGTGGTCGTCTCCGATTCCGACGGGGTGGGCGTCGGCGTCCCCGTTTCGGTCGGGGTCTCGCTCGGGCTCCCGGTCTGGCCGGGTGGCGTGGTCGGCGGCTTCGTGGGCTTCGTCGGAGACGGGCTGCCGAGCGTGGGCTGTCCGGTGGGGCTGCCGCTCGACGGGGTGCCGGAGC from Streptomyces sp. NBC_01341 includes these protein-coding regions:
- a CDS encoding ABC transporter ATP-binding protein yields the protein MIEAVGLTKRYGAKTAVHNLSFQVRPGAVTGFLGPNGSGKSTTMRMMLGLDRPTSGHVTIGGHAFRSLPNAPRQVGALLDAKAVHGGRSARNHLLSLAQLAGIPAARVDEVLGVVGLQDVAGKRSNGFSLGMGQRLGIAAALLGDPQVLLFDEPVNGLDPEGILWVRNLMKRLASEGRTVFVSSHLMSEMALTADHLIVIGRGQLLSDMSVSAFISANSADFARVRVASDGPEVREKLTSSLAEAGGRVMTEPDGALRVMGLPLPRISDLAHESDVRLWELSPHQASLEEAYMRMTQGAVDYRSTADAKAGLQPPQPGHGYGQPGSGGYAQPGYAPQPPPEVPGQGWYAPPPPGQNPYADAPAAAPAATAEPTERTTSEDSR
- a CDS encoding ABC transporter permease translates to MTTPATPPPPQAHQYQHPQQGWGGPAGTYASPIPVRTPGLGDAIASEWTKIRSVRSTMWTLGVMIVLLVGIGLLTAFAVSVSDAEMEGTPILSLGFFGVLLGSICVITLGVLTIASEYGTGMIRTTLTACPSRARMLTAKSVVFFLLAFTITTVTTGIVGMLQTAMLDGVTADVGSWVRATLGVGLYVATLGLLALAVGALIRHSAGAITVMIGVVLLPLVLAMFMFADSLAGVQQALFEYSVPSQLGAMYDASVTTSGPSGWQPLWIIIGVTAVVMAGAFASLDRRDV
- a CDS encoding ATP/GTP-binding protein → MSPRRNRPRGGESPEGNAREPGERYGSGGATESWQGEEWSVRPVSGASAAGKRYRCPGCDQEIPSGVPHMVAWPEFGGIDDRRHWHKACWNAKDRRTTRVQRSRNAPRY
- a CDS encoding LLM class flavin-dependent oxidoreductase; protein product: MRVGTFVLAAQFPGQGQGEALHRAVRSAEVAEESGLDSVWLAEHHFVPYGVCPSATTLAALLLGRTRRIRVGTAVSVLPNQHPVMLGEQAALLHLTSGGRFTLGVGRGGPWVDLEVFGGGLDAYERGFPEALGLLLDWLDKPRVAGGGERFGFREVAVVPRADELLGDGPPGPEVIVACTSPKSVKLAAGKGLPMLLGMHCGDEEKADMVTLWRTAARDAGLPPEVVERVEHVSAGVAQIADRPADAVETLVKAMPGWLRQGLDAHVTVDGRHRVMRDPVAYTEFLCGLHPVGPPGFAADRLAATAERTGITRFALMVEGSGDLAATETNVQRLGTEVLPLLK
- a CDS encoding SCO5389 family protein, coding for MSLDVSPALLEQAERGEVDEADFVDCVRTSLPYAWEMISSLVAQLKVDGGEFADNQTPPPDEQARGQLLRALASDAIRGALQRHFGVRLAFQNCHRIAVFPLDASVDERLARFTSVRGQLLNQSPELRDC
- the nucS gene encoding endonuclease NucS, producing MRLVIARCSVDYAGRLTAHLPSAPRLILVKADGSVSIHADDRAYKPLNWMSPPCTLKEGADDSEGVWTVVNKAGEKLIITMEEILHDSSHELGVDPGLIKDGVEAHLQELLADRIETIGEGYTLIRREYPTAIGPVDILCRDADGATVAVELKRRGDIDGVEQLTRYLELLNRDPHLAPVRGVFAAQEIKPQARVLATDRGIGCLVLDYDAMRGIEDDKLRLF